From a region of the Chitinophaga caseinilytica genome:
- a CDS encoding DUF4442 domain-containing protein — MAITRSTATFFNRVNNRFGFSLFLLYKLPSAWISGVRAGAASEESCTTSVPYRWLSQNPFRSTYFACLAMAAEMSSGILAMGHVYAAPAKVSMLVTGMEGIFLKKAKSKTYFTCNDGASIRDAIAQTVATGEPVALTVEVTGKSKDATEIARFRITWSFKKASS; from the coding sequence ATGGCAATAACCCGAAGCACTGCAACATTCTTCAACAGGGTCAACAACCGGTTCGGTTTTTCCCTGTTCCTCCTTTACAAGCTCCCCAGCGCCTGGATTTCCGGTGTGCGGGCGGGCGCGGCGTCGGAAGAATCGTGCACTACATCGGTGCCTTACCGCTGGCTTTCGCAGAACCCCTTCCGCAGCACGTATTTCGCCTGTCTGGCCATGGCCGCGGAAATGAGCAGCGGCATCCTGGCCATGGGGCACGTATATGCAGCGCCCGCAAAAGTATCTATGCTGGTGACGGGCATGGAAGGCATCTTCCTCAAAAAAGCAAAATCGAAAACATATTTCACCTGTAACGATGGCGCCAGCATCCGCGACGCCATCGCGCAGACGGTAGCAACCGGCGAGCCCGTAGCCCTCACCGTGGAAGTGACGGGCAAAAGCAAAGACGCAACGGAGATCGCACGGTTCAGGATTACGTGGAGTTTTAAAAAAGCATCATCATGA
- the ppk1 gene encoding polyphosphate kinase 1, producing MEQQTIPLNDRDLSWLYFNYRVLSMAGEASVPLYERVKFLSIFSSNLDEFFRVRMPALLALHHLREGEKGALAAAQQEIARQLNEYGKIFTQSVLPELREKGIRVYYGESPAPEHLPSIRDYFYNTVLAYLQPVRIQFGQPMELFLENNALYLVVCLEDGGTGVVNIPSDHLPRFLRLSGNDVIFMDDVIRQHLGFLFPHVGITAAYSIKVTRDAEIDVDEFSGHLLQKVEDMLVQRQMGVPTRFLFDAAMPDALRDQLGEYFRIAALEMVPGGRYHNLRDLSDLPLPAAPSLEYPKMPPAHCHAIDLDKPLLDQIQAGDKMLHVPYQSYDYILRYFNEAATDPDVREIYVTLYRVASTSRIVHALMSAAKNGKKVTVMVELKARFDEANNLRWAKRMKAAGVRILYSIPGLKVHAKVALVKRKRGFSWDHTALLATGNFNESTARFYADHILFTRHQGITQELELLFIYMQTGIAPGKFNFMHFEHLLVAQFNLVDQFTSLIRAEAEAARAGKPARITIKLNNLQEKSMIAELYAAADAGVEIDLIVRSICCLVPREGIRVRRIVDRFLEHARVFIFHNGGEEQVYLGSADWMNRNLHRRIEVCFPIYDPVYRRQLKDIIHLQLTDNTNAVILGADARNLPVPREAGAAEVNAQRDTYAYVRQL from the coding sequence TTGGAGCAGCAAACGATACCCTTGAACGACCGCGACCTGAGCTGGCTGTATTTCAATTACCGCGTGCTTTCCATGGCTGGGGAGGCGTCGGTGCCCTTGTACGAACGGGTTAAATTCCTGTCTATTTTCTCTTCGAACCTCGACGAGTTTTTCCGCGTCCGCATGCCGGCGCTCCTGGCGCTGCACCATTTGCGCGAAGGGGAGAAAGGGGCGCTCGCCGCCGCGCAGCAGGAAATTGCGCGCCAGTTGAACGAATACGGGAAGATTTTCACGCAGTCGGTATTGCCGGAATTGCGGGAGAAAGGGATCCGGGTGTATTACGGGGAATCCCCCGCGCCGGAGCACCTCCCTTCTATCCGCGATTACTTCTACAACACGGTGCTGGCCTATCTTCAGCCCGTGCGCATCCAGTTCGGCCAGCCGATGGAACTGTTCCTTGAGAATAACGCCCTGTACCTCGTGGTTTGCCTGGAAGACGGCGGCACGGGCGTCGTCAACATCCCGTCCGACCATCTGCCGCGTTTTTTACGGCTGTCTGGCAACGATGTGATATTTATGGATGACGTGATCCGCCAGCATCTGGGGTTCCTGTTCCCGCATGTGGGCATTACAGCAGCGTACAGCATTAAGGTGACGCGGGATGCGGAGATCGACGTGGACGAATTCAGCGGCCATCTCCTCCAGAAAGTGGAAGACATGCTCGTGCAGCGCCAGATGGGCGTTCCCACGAGATTCCTCTTCGACGCCGCCATGCCGGATGCCCTGCGCGACCAGCTGGGCGAATATTTCCGGATCGCGGCACTGGAAATGGTGCCCGGCGGGCGATACCATAATCTCCGCGACCTTTCCGATCTGCCGTTGCCGGCCGCTCCATCCCTCGAATATCCGAAAATGCCTCCCGCACATTGCCACGCCATCGATCTGGACAAGCCCCTGCTCGACCAGATACAGGCGGGCGATAAAATGCTGCATGTCCCCTATCAATCGTACGACTACATTTTAAGATATTTCAACGAAGCCGCCACCGACCCCGATGTGCGCGAGATTTACGTAACGCTGTACCGCGTGGCGTCTACTTCCCGCATCGTGCATGCGCTCATGAGCGCGGCGAAGAACGGGAAGAAGGTAACGGTGATGGTGGAACTGAAAGCCCGGTTCGACGAGGCCAACAACCTCCGGTGGGCCAAGCGGATGAAAGCCGCGGGCGTCAGGATATTATATAGTATCCCCGGGCTGAAAGTCCATGCGAAAGTAGCCCTCGTGAAGCGCAAGCGCGGTTTTTCTTGGGACCATACGGCGCTTTTGGCCACGGGCAACTTCAACGAAAGCACGGCGCGTTTTTACGCCGACCATATCCTGTTTACCCGCCACCAGGGCATCACGCAGGAACTGGAGCTGCTGTTCATCTACATGCAGACCGGTATTGCGCCGGGGAAGTTCAATTTCATGCATTTCGAACATTTGCTGGTGGCGCAGTTCAACCTGGTAGACCAGTTTACCTCCCTGATCCGTGCTGAGGCGGAAGCGGCAAGGGCCGGGAAGCCCGCGCGCATCACGATCAAGCTGAACAACCTGCAGGAAAAAAGCATGATCGCCGAGCTGTATGCCGCGGCAGACGCGGGTGTGGAGATCGATCTGATCGTCAGGAGCATCTGTTGCCTGGTGCCCCGCGAAGGCATCCGGGTGCGCAGGATCGTGGACAGGTTCCTGGAACATGCGCGGGTCTTTATTTTCCATAACGGCGGCGAAGAACAGGTATACCTGGGATCGGCCGACTGGATGAACCGCAACCTGCACCGCCGCATCGAAGTGTGCTTCCCTATATACGACCCCGTGTACCGCCGGCAGCTGAAAGATATTATCCATTTGCAGCTGACGGATAACACAAATGCCGTAATATTGGGGGCCGACGCCCGCAACCTGCCGGTGCCCCGCGAAGCGGGAGCCGCCGAAGTGAACGCCCAGCGGGATACATATGCATACGTCCGGCAACTGTAA
- a CDS encoding Pycsar system effector family protein, whose product MEISSVIAAAQAYVSRQYESHPDPVLVYHNLMHTSQVVQAADQIAAYYRLSDTDHLIVMLAAWFHDMGYLEGERAAHESAGADAVIAFAKEQGLPEATGRAAADCVLATKIPQQPKNLLEQIVCDADLFHLGSKEFSKRNKLLRTEAELSAGKKISSAEWTRTSIQFLESHQYHTAYARTLLNPQKEDNIEKLKIKLEEKQREAMEESIGIAPDKKKAEKDKDKDKDKDEKKKPGVETMFRTTGTNHIRLSSMADSKANIMISVNSIIISVLLSVLLRKLEDYPNFIFPAVLFLSTCVTTIVFAVLATRPNVTSGRFTEEDIKNKKSNLLFFGNFHQMSYQEYEAGMDTIIKNTDYLYSNMIHDIYNLGVVLGRKYRLLRLAYNTFMFGLVASVIAFTVAAIFFPVKG is encoded by the coding sequence TACCATAACCTCATGCATACCAGCCAGGTAGTGCAGGCGGCCGACCAGATAGCGGCCTATTACCGGCTTTCGGATACCGACCACCTCATCGTAATGCTGGCGGCCTGGTTCCATGACATGGGCTACCTGGAAGGGGAGCGCGCTGCCCACGAATCGGCCGGAGCTGATGCAGTGATCGCTTTCGCGAAGGAACAGGGCCTCCCCGAAGCCACGGGCCGCGCGGCGGCAGATTGCGTGCTCGCCACCAAAATCCCCCAGCAGCCGAAAAACCTCCTGGAGCAGATCGTGTGCGATGCCGACCTTTTCCATCTCGGCAGCAAGGAATTCTCCAAAAGGAACAAACTCCTGCGCACCGAAGCCGAACTTTCCGCCGGTAAAAAAATCAGCAGCGCCGAATGGACGCGCACCAGCATCCAGTTTCTCGAATCCCACCAGTATCACACCGCATACGCCAGAACGCTCCTCAATCCGCAGAAAGAAGATAATATCGAAAAGCTGAAAATAAAGCTGGAAGAAAAACAACGGGAAGCGATGGAAGAAAGCATCGGCATCGCACCGGATAAGAAGAAAGCGGAAAAAGATAAAGATAAAGACAAGGATAAGGACGAAAAGAAGAAACCCGGCGTGGAAACGATGTTCCGGACCACGGGCACCAATCACATCCGCCTGAGCTCCATGGCCGATTCCAAGGCCAACATCATGATCTCGGTAAACTCCATCATCATTTCCGTATTGTTGTCTGTGCTCCTGCGCAAACTGGAAGATTATCCCAATTTCATCTTCCCCGCCGTCCTTTTCCTCTCCACCTGCGTCACCACGATCGTGTTCGCGGTGCTGGCCACGCGGCCTAATGTCACGAGTGGTCGCTTCACGGAAGAAGATATCAAAAACAAGAAATCGAACCTCCTGTTTTTCGGGAATTTCCACCAGATGTCGTACCAGGAGTACGAAGCTGGCATGGATACCATCATCAAGAATACCGATTATCTCTACAGCAACATGATCCACGATATCTACAACCTGGGCGTGGTGCTGGGCCGGAAATACCGCCTGCTGCGCCTGGCGTACAATACTTTCATGTTCGGGCTCGTGGCTTCCGTGATCGCATTCACGGTGGCGGCTATATTTTTCCCGGTAAAAGGTTAA